Within Methylothermaceae bacteria B42, the genomic segment GCTGGAAAGGATCCCCCATCCCAAGATTCCACTGCCCCGTAACCTGTATCTCCCCCAGCGCCGCAACGCCCAGGGGCTCAATTTGGCCGATCCCGCCACCATTGCGGAGCTGGACCAGGCCATTGCCGCTGCCTCGGCCAAACCCAGGCAAGCCGCGCCTGTGATTGGCGGTGAAGCCAAAACAGGTCAACATAAGCCCGTGCTTAGTCCCATAGACCGGCAAATCGTTGGACAAGTCACAGAAGCGTGTACAGAAGATATCGAACAAGCATTCGTTCTAGCTGAACAAGCGGCGGAAGCCTGGAATCGAACCCCCGCTCAGGCGCGGGCGGAGATATTGGAGCGGGCCGGTGAATTACTGCAAAGCCACTACACCGAATTGATGGACCTGTGCATCCGCGAAGCGGGCAAATGCTTGCCCGACAGCGTGGCGGAAGTGAGGGAAGCAGTGGATTACTGTTATTACCATGCCTCCGAAGCCCGCCGCTTGTTTTCAAAGCCTATCCCGTTGCCCGGCCCCAGCGGCGAGATCAATCAAATGACACTCCATGGCCGGGGGCCTTTTGTCTGCATCAGCCCGTGGAATTTTCCTCTGGCCATCTTTACCGGCCAGATTACCGCCGCCTTGGCGGCAGGAAACCCAGTGCTTGCCAAACCCGCCGAGCAAACCCCACTCATTGCGGCATTGGCGGTGGAACTGCTGCATGAAGCCGGCGTTCCTCCCGATGTCTTACAACTGCTTCCTGGCGGACCAGAGGTGGGCGCCAGCCTTGTCAGCGACAACCGTGTGCGGGGCGTGGCTTTTACTGGCTCGACCGAAACCGCATGGGCCATTCAACAACGGCTGGCGGCCCGCCAAGCGCCCATCGCGGCATTGATTGCCGAAACCGGCGGATTGAACGCCATGATAGTGGACAGCTCCGCCCTCCCGGAACAAGTGGTAAAAGACGCCCTTGCCTCCGCTTTCAATAGTGCCGGGCAACGGTGTTCGGCTTTGCGGGTCCTGTTTCTGCAACGGGAAATCGCTGATACGGTGCTGGAGATGCTGGTGGGCGCCTTGAATGAATTGACGCTGGGGCATCCCGGGAAGTTGGCCACGGATATCGGCCCGGTCATCGACGCGGCAGCAAAAGAAAGACTACAATCCCATTGTCAGCGGATGGACCGGCAAGGCCGGTGCCTGGCGCGACTGAATGCCCCCGATACGCTATCGGGTGGGTTTTGGTTTGCTCCGGTGATCTACGAAATCAATGGACTGCATCAATTGTCCTGTGAAATCTTTGGACCGGTCCTGCACGTTATTCGTTACGGCGCGGATGAATTGGACCGAGTCATCGACGCCGTCAACGCCAGCGGCTACGGACTCACAATGGGGATTCACAGCCGCGTCGAAGAGACGATTCGATTCATTCAAAGCCGGGCCAAGGTGGGCAACATCTATGTCAACCGCAACATGATTGGCGCCATTGTGGGAGCGCAGCCGTTTGGCGGCGAAGGGTTGTCCGGCACCGGCCCCAAAGCGGGCGGCCCTCATTATCTACTGCGGTTTGCCACAGAACGGACGTTGACGGTCAATATCGCTGCGGTTGGCGGCAACCCGGATTTGTGGTCGCTGCATGAGGATTAAGAAAGCTTTGAACCATTCCCCCCGAGAGTCCAGGGGGGACGATAAAGAAACTCAAATGCGAATTAAGCACGAGTAATATGCAATAGGGTGAAAAGACTACAAAAGTGGCCGAAGGTGTGAGCCAATCACCGTGCTAATTGAGCCAACTTTGCTGCAAAAGCCGGAAATCCCGGTCCTGTCGTCATTCCCGCGAAAGTGGGAATCCACAAACACGCACGCCCGGAATGACGAGTGGGGGTAAACCTTTGTTGATGCGGGGATTATTCCTATTTTCGGGTATCTCTACATTGTCTTCCTATTTGGATAGGATCCCTGGAAAACGCAGGCAGTACGTGCTTAATTCACATTCAAAAAAAATGATTATGCGGCATCCAACGTACGCACAGACAACATCTCCCGGTCTGAAATAGGATGAACATCGTCTTTTTTCAATGTGACAAGTGCTTGCGTTTCTCCTGAACCGGTAACAAATTCAACTTCAATACCCTCTGGTTCATATATTTCAACCACGACGCCGACATCGCCAGCCTTTAGCCCGTTTTCAGGGATATCTTTGTTCAGCACTACAGTATCCAAAACTGATAACTTCATTTTTTTCCTCCCGGATATGACGTAATGAAACGGGGAAAATTTTCACCTTTCTTTACAATCCAAACAGTAATAAGATGGGCAAATTTCCCGGATGGAGATTTTAACTTTCCTGATACGATCAATTTAGTTCCATAATCGGTATTTTCCTGTTTTTCAATGTTTCCATTAAGAAGAATTTTTTCAATATCACCCATCAGCTTGCTCCATTCGTTTTGTGAATATCCAAGGCTATAGAAGAACTTCGCCTTGAATTTTCCAATTGGATGCACAGGAGATAATAAATAGTCACGAATCTTTTCTTCTGAAATAAAAGGAGCGTCACTACATGGAGATTTCACAATTTTCCATTATATCCTATGAAATACCAATTATTATTGCTTGGTGG encodes:
- a CDS encoding integrase, producing the protein MAVIAELPPPSLERARIQAAWLMDESQCIETLLPQAEVPPPLRQQVTERAADLVRRVRSSRAFHSGLDAFLHEYDLSSEEGVVLMCLAEALLRIPDSATADRLIRDKLSQGHWDRHLGHSHSLWVNASSWGLMLTGKLVRLESDEHASRLLRGLAKRGEPLIRAAIYQAMQIMGGQFILASTIEEGLQHSPSEWRYSYDMLGEAAVTAKMAETYLQKYSHAITVLGRSHKNIDVFAAPGISVKLSALHPRYEYAQRRRILDEVTPQLQSLARQAKAAGIGLTLDAEEADRLELMLDLFEQVLESPELKDWEGFGLALQAYQKRAGPVLDYLIALSRRVGKRIPVRLVKGAYWDTEIKHAQEQGLSGYPVFTRKVNTDVSYLALAKRILDHADAIYPQFATHNAHTVSWIVENAGDAAFELQRLHGMGEALYRALKAQGVSIPCRVYAPIGGYKDLLPYLVRRLLENDANTSFIHRLVDENLPVAQLVADPVAKIRELERIPHPKIPLPRNLYLPQRRNAQGLNLADPATIAELDQAIAAASAKPRQAAPVIGGEAKTGQHKPVLSPIDRQIVGQVTEACTEDIEQAFVLAEQAAEAWNRTPAQARAEILERAGELLQSHYTELMDLCIREAGKCLPDSVAEVREAVDYCYYHASEARRLFSKPIPLPGPSGEINQMTLHGRGPFVCISPWNFPLAIFTGQITAALAAGNPVLAKPAEQTPLIAALAVELLHEAGVPPDVLQLLPGGPEVGASLVSDNRVRGVAFTGSTETAWAIQQRLAARQAPIAALIAETGGLNAMIVDSSALPEQVVKDALASAFNSAGQRCSALRVLFLQREIADTVLEMLVGALNELTLGHPGKLATDIGPVIDAAAKERLQSHCQRMDRQGRCLARLNAPDTLSGGFWFAPVIYEINGLHQLSCEIFGPVLHVIRYGADELDRVIDAVNASGYGLTMGIHSRVEETIRFIQSRAKVGNIYVNRNMIGAIVGAQPFGGEGLSGTGPKAGGPHYLLRFATERTLTVNIAAVGGNPDLWSLHED